The Rhizobium rosettiformans genomic sequence TCCGATCGACTTCGTCATGGCTTCACCTCACACGGTCCGGATATAGGCGTCGTATTCGACGTCGGTCACTCGCAGCGAGAACTCCGAGAGTTCCTGCTGCTTGCAGGCGGTATAAAGGCTTCGATATTTCGGCCCGAGCGCCGCATAGGCAAAGCTCGACTTGCCAAAGCGCTGAAGCGCATAGTCCCAGTTGGTCGGCAGGGGCTCGTGGTTGACGGCATGGTCGTCGCCGGAGATCGCGCCACCCGGCGAAAGCTTCTCCTTCATGCCGGCGAGCGCCGCCGACAGGATCATGGCGAGAACCAGATAGGGATTGGTGTCGGATCCCGCGACGCGATGCTCGATGCGGGTCGCAGGCTTCGACGCGGTGATCACGCGCACGGCAGCCGAGCGGTTGTCGAAGCCCCAGGATGCATAGGTCGGCGCATGTTCGGAGGGGCGCAGGCGGCGATAGGAGTTCTGGTGCGGCGCAAAGATCGCCATGCTCTCGCCCATGCTTTCCAGGAGCCCACCGACCGAATGGAAGAGGGCATCCGAGGGGCCATCCTCGCCGACATAAATGTTCTCGCCCTTTTCGTTCAGGATCGAGAAATGCACATGCATGCCGCTGCCGGCCTGGGTGCCATAGGGCTTGGCCATGAAGGTGGCGTCGAGGTCGCTGGCGCGCGCCACGCCCTTGACGATGCGCTTGAGCAATACCGCGTAGTCCGCAGCCGCCAGTGCATCCGGCACGTGGTTGAGGTTGATCTCGTACTGACCGGGACCGTTTTCGCGCAACGTCGTATCGGCCGGCACCTTCTGGGCGCGGGCGGCCGTCGAAATGCCGTGGAAGACCTCTTCGAAGTCCTGCAATTCGGAGATCGACAGCACCTGCGTCTGGCCCGTATGCCAGCGGCCGTCTCTTGTGTTCGGCGGACGCACTGGATCGAGCGCCGAGCGCACAGGATCGATGAGGTAGAATTCGAGTTCTGTGGCAACGACGGGCGTGAGCTTGGCCGCCGTGAAGCGTTTCAGCACATTGCCGAGCACCTGACGCGGATCGGCGTAGAAGCTCTCGCCTTCCTGTGTATGCATCTGCAGGAGAACCTGCGCCGTCGGGCGCGACAGCCAGGTCACGCGCGACAGCGTGCCGGGCACCGGGAAGCAGATGCCATCCGGATCGCCGGTTCCCTCGGCAAGGCCCGCTGCATTCACGTCACGGCCCCAGACGTCGAGTGCATAGACCGAGCGCGGCATGGCCATGCCCTTGGTCAACACATCGATCGCGCGTTCCCGCGGGATCCACTTGCCGCGAGGCACGCCGTTCACGTCAATGACGAAGGCTTCAAGTACTTCAATATCGGGATTTGCCGCGAAGAATTCGCGTGCCTCTTCGGCCATGTCCATGGATCACCGTGTGGCTGATGTCGATCGGGTTCGAAACGCGCGATAGTGCGCGAACGGATGCTGGTCCGCTAACGATAGACGCTTTTCGCGTTATGGATCAAACACCGGCGCATGCCACTGTCCGTCTTTTCCTGATCCCCTCGACCGGCGGCGTTCTTGCGACGCTTGCTGCGTTCCGGCCTGTTTCCACCGGGAAACAATTTGATCAAATTATGCGGAATGACTACCACCTTGGCGCCAAAAAGGCTAGCCCCCTGAGAAGGGGGCTAGAAAAGCGTTGTTTTTCAGGGGTGAAAACGCTCCGGGCTCCAGGCCCTTGCATCGAGGAATGGCCTCTCCCCATCCATCATTTCGGCGATCAGACGGCCCGTGACTGGCCCGAGCGTCAGGCCGTGATGCGCATGGCCGAAGGCGAACCACATGCCCTCGTGGCGCGGCGCCTTGCCGATAACAGGCATCATGTCCGGCGTGCAGGGGCGGGCACCCATCCAGGGTTCTGCATCGAGCCGATCGGCGAGCGGGAAGATCTCGCGCGCCACCTTTTCCGCCCGGGCCAACTGCACCGGAGATTTCGGCGCATCGCGATTGGCGAATTCCGCACCCGTCGTCAGGCGAATGCCCTTTTCCATTGGCGCCAGGAAATAACCGCGCTCAGCATCCATGGTCCAGTTGTTGAGGACGGCATTGCCCTCAGGCGCATAATGCATGTGATAGCCGCGCTTGACGCCGAGCAGGAAGCGATAGCCGAACTTGCGGGTCACTTCCTCCGACCACGGGCCAAGTGCCAGCACCACATCGTCGCCCTCGACCATGCCGTCATCGGTCTTCACTTTCCAGCCGCGGCCGGAGGCACCGGTGTCAAGCGTCGTCGCATCGCCCTTGACGAAACGACCGCCAAGCGACTGGAAATAGGCGAGGTAGGCCATCGTCAGCCCATGCGGACTGGTGACCGACCAGGGATCGTTCCACTTCAACCCGCCAACGAAATCACCCCGGATATGCGGCTCTTCCTTGGCCAGTTCTTCGCGATTCAGCGCCCGGTAGCTGACGCCATATTCGCGCGCCAGCCGCTCGGCCTCGGCGAGTTCCGCATCCTGCTTGGCCTTGGTGCGGAAGATCTCCATCCAGCCATCCTTGCGGATCAGATGGTCGGCCTTGGCCGCCTGGATCAGGTCCTGATGTTCGGTGATCGAGTTCTCGATCAGCGGCGCATAGGCGCGTGCAATCGCCTGATGGCGGCTCTTGTTCGAATGCCACCAGTAGCGGGACAGGAACGGCACGAGCTTCAGCATCGCGCTTGCATGATAATGCGCGTCGATCCGGTTGTTAAAACCGTAGCGGATCAGCATCCCGAGCTCCTGCGGGAAGCCATAGGGCACGACCCCCTCGCGCTGGATCAGACCGGCATTGCCGAAGGAGGTTTCCTCGCCAGCGCCGCGGCGGTCCACCAGCACCACCGAGCGCCCGCGACGGGCGAGATGGATGGCTGTGGAAACGCCGATAATGCCGGCGCCGAGCACGAGGGTAACCTTGGACATGTCAGTTGAATTCCTGAAGGTGGGATTGCCGGGCAAGGATGCATTTCAGCCTGTTGCGGCGCAAACGAAAAATCGCCGCATTTGCCGCAATCCTCAAAATCCTTGTCGATCCCGAATCATGCCATATCTCCAGTCGAAGCGAAGGCAGCCAACGAAGGGGACTTGATGCGCCTGCTCATTCTTGGCTGCGCCTGGCTGATGGTCGGGATCGGTGTGATCGGCATCTTCCTGCCGGTTTTGCCCACGACGCCTTTCATGATCCTCGCCGCGGGCCTCTTCGCGCGCTCCTCCCCGCGCTTCGAGCAATGGTTGCTCGATCACCCCCGCTATGGTCAGCCCCTCATCGACTGGCGTCGTGAAGGCGCGATTTCGCAAAGGGCCAAGATTGCCTCGGTGTCGTTGATGGCGCTGAGCTACGGTATTGTCCTGGTCTTCGGACCACCGCAGCTATGGCTGAAGGCACTGATCGGCGTCATCCTGCTTTGCTCTGCCGCTTTCGTGCTCACCCGGCCTGCGCCAGGGCGCCAAGGCTGACGTCATGGCCGCCGGAAAGCAGCGAATGGGCGGCCGACAGAGCCTGGATCTGGCGTGCCGACTGCGGTCGGCCGAAGAGATAGCCTTGTCCCTCTTCGCAGCCCATGGCCGCGAGCATCTCTGCCTGCAGCGCATTTTCGATGCCCTCGCCAACCACCTTGAGGCTAAGACCATGGGCAAGCGTCATGACCGCTTGAACGATGCTCTGGGTCGCGGAATCGCTGACCATCTCGCGGACGAAGGACTGATCGATCTTCAGCTTGTCGAGCGGCAGGCTGGAGATGTAGCTAAGCGATGAATAGCCAGTTCCAAAGTCGTCGAGCGCAATCGTCACGCCGAGATCGCGCAGCGCATCCAGTTTGGAGAAGAGCTCCTCGGAGCGCTCGACGAAGATGGATTCGGTGATCTCGACATGCAGCCGGTGCGGCTGAAGACCGCTGGCGTCGAGCGCCGCACGGATGTCGGAAATCAGATCGCCGCGCAGAAACTGAACCGGGGAAATGTTGACGGCAACGCTGACATGTGAGGGCCAACTGGTAGCGGCCTTGCAGGCCTCGCGGAACATGAACTGGCCCAGATCGCAGATGAAGCCGTTTGCTTCCGAGATGCTGATGAATTCCGCCGGCGAGATCGTGCCGAGTGTCGGATGCTGCCACCGCAAAAGCGCCTCGGCGCCCGCGAGCCGCCCAGAGGTAAGGGCGACCTGCGGCTGAAAGAGCAGGAAAAACTGTCCCTGATCGAGCCCGGTGCGCAACTCCGCTTCCAAAAGCCTTGAGCGAGCCCTGCGCAGCGTCGAGGCCGGGTCATACGCCCGCCAGCCACTTCCTCCGACCCGTTTGGCATCGATGAGCGCCAGTTCCGCCGCTTCCACCCATTTCCCCGGATGGCCGAGATTGTCCGAGCCGCTGCAGGCGCCGATGCGGGCGTTGAGTTCGATCTTGATCCCGTCGATGCCGAAGGGCGTGTCGAAGAGCGCGAGCAAGTCAGCCGCACTTTCGGCAAGCGCGTCCTCACCCTCGATGCCGGGGGTGGCAAAACAGAGAACGTCGCCCGCGAGCCGGGCGGTCAGCCCATCGATGCCCGCATGGCGCCGAAGGCGGCCCCCTACGGCCTGCAGGACGCTGTCGCCCTTTTCCCGGCCGAGCATTTCATTGAGATGACCGAAGCGATGCAGGTCGATGGCAAAGACGGAAAAGCCGCGCCCGGTGGCCGCCATAGCGTCGATCAGGCCACGTCGGGTCAAAAGCCCTGTAAGATCGTCGATCCGTGACATCTCTTCGAGCTTGGTCTCGTAGAGGCGGCGCGCCGTCACGTCGCGCAGGCTGATACAGGTCACGTGCGAGCCCACCGATGACAGCCCCTGGCCGCCAAGGCTTTCGAAGGGGGAGATCGTGATGACGGCTTCG encodes the following:
- a CDS encoding glutamine synthetase family protein; the encoded protein is MDMAEEAREFFAANPDIEVLEAFVIDVNGVPRGKWIPRERAIDVLTKGMAMPRSVYALDVWGRDVNAAGLAEGTGDPDGICFPVPGTLSRVTWLSRPTAQVLLQMHTQEGESFYADPRQVLGNVLKRFTAAKLTPVVATELEFYLIDPVRSALDPVRPPNTRDGRWHTGQTQVLSISELQDFEEVFHGISTAARAQKVPADTTLRENGPGQYEINLNHVPDALAAADYAVLLKRIVKGVARASDLDATFMAKPYGTQAGSGMHVHFSILNEKGENIYVGEDGPSDALFHSVGGLLESMGESMAIFAPHQNSYRRLRPSEHAPTYASWGFDNRSAAVRVITASKPATRIEHRVAGSDTNPYLVLAMILSAALAGMKEKLSPGGAISGDDHAVNHEPLPTNWDYALQRFGKSSFAYAALGPKYRSLYTACKQQELSEFSLRVTDVEYDAYIRTV
- a CDS encoding NAD(P)/FAD-dependent oxidoreductase; translation: MSKVTLVLGAGIIGVSTAIHLARRGRSVVLVDRRGAGEETSFGNAGLIQREGVVPYGFPQELGMLIRYGFNNRIDAHYHASAMLKLVPFLSRYWWHSNKSRHQAIARAYAPLIENSITEHQDLIQAAKADHLIRKDGWMEIFRTKAKQDAELAEAERLAREYGVSYRALNREELAKEEPHIRGDFVGGLKWNDPWSVTSPHGLTMAYLAYFQSLGGRFVKGDATTLDTGASGRGWKVKTDDGMVEGDDVVLALGPWSEEVTRKFGYRFLLGVKRGYHMHYAPEGNAVLNNWTMDAERGYFLAPMEKGIRLTTGAEFANRDAPKSPVQLARAEKVAREIFPLADRLDAEPWMGARPCTPDMMPVIGKAPRHEGMWFAFGHAHHGLTLGPVTGRLIAEMMDGERPFLDARAWSPERFHP
- a CDS encoding YbaN family protein, encoding MRLLILGCAWLMVGIGVIGIFLPVLPTTPFMILAAGLFARSSPRFEQWLLDHPRYGQPLIDWRREGAISQRAKIASVSLMALSYGIVLVFGPPQLWLKALIGVILLCSAAFVLTRPAPGRQG
- a CDS encoding EAL domain-containing protein is translated as MTDSIRPASGFLARLVSLRLAMIAVIMALPLFLPSLSVVQHLDNDLMAYRAAAAPRAASGDFVFVAIDKKSLIEVGTWPWPRAVHAELIDRLVAAGVQDIFLDIDFSTPSQPENDARLARALEEAGGGVILPIFRQQFGAHSADPLTVTSPLPIFAEHSWPALVDVALDDDGLMRSFPVTELIDGIPTQSAPAVLAGYSDARTSRLEIDFSIRPETVPTYSVTDILSGAVGRDAINGKSVVVGAYATELKDLFAVPAYGILSGPMLHVLATETLVQDRILRPLRTEPIGLLLAALIIAYTLTFHRQSMGVPLAVSAALLTIAEAVSFLIYKHEALVFHTASLWLMFAFGFFMLMAEKVGLSGWLAELAVTENRDIRRVLKRVINDSIDPVIVLDQKRNLLDASQTMSGLLELDQAVARGSNLSVFAPPALTDALIALEAIHLTDPQQVHSQTLALDIPGRKGRRHIEAVITISPFESLGGQGLSSVGSHVTCISLRDVTARRLYETKLEEMSRIDDLTGLLTRRGLIDAMAATGRGFSVFAIDLHRFGHLNEMLGREKGDSVLQAVGGRLRRHAGIDGLTARLAGDVLCFATPGIEGEDALAESAADLLALFDTPFGIDGIKIELNARIGACSGSDNLGHPGKWVEAAELALIDAKRVGGSGWRAYDPASTLRRARSRLLEAELRTGLDQGQFFLLFQPQVALTSGRLAGAEALLRWQHPTLGTISPAEFISISEANGFICDLGQFMFREACKAATSWPSHVSVAVNISPVQFLRGDLISDIRAALDASGLQPHRLHVEITESIFVERSEELFSKLDALRDLGVTIALDDFGTGYSSLSYISSLPLDKLKIDQSFVREMVSDSATQSIVQAVMTLAHGLSLKVVGEGIENALQAEMLAAMGCEEGQGYLFGRPQSARQIQALSAAHSLLSGGHDVSLGALAQAG